One Methylosinus sp. C49 DNA segment encodes these proteins:
- a CDS encoding globin-coupled sensor protein translates to MAESSKSSSSLDDSLAFMDMNEAARGALRQAKPVISKALGPALDAFYEKVRGDAKLRGFFSDERHMAAAKSAQMRHWAQITEAEFGAEYVRMVTAVGQAHARIGLEPSFYISAYALITERLIQAIVEDNLSGSMLAGKARVDRTSRCVAALAKAVFLDMNLSVSVYLDVLREERRTAEAQRAEAEAHQRHALDIMAHALEELARGDLQRRVVDKLDGGFDKIKEDFNNAAAKLGAAFADVGASASAIRSSSVEIAKASDNLARRTEAQAANLEETAAALEEITATVNKTADSTRHASEVFDVTRSDAEKGGAIVRDAVEAMRRIENSTRDIGKIIGVIDEIAFQTNLLALNAGVEAARAGEAGRGFAVVASEVRALAQRSAEAAKEIKALIAASTSQVENGVVLVTETGAALERIVSQVGEVSRVVTDIAAGSREQATGLTEVNRAVGQLDSMTQQNATMVEETTAASHSLSHEAEELASLISVFRIERGESARPAAAPRASERRVEAAPARRRVASAGGRGASASATDEGWEEF, encoded by the coding sequence ATGGCCGAGTCTTCGAAGAGCAGCTCGTCTCTGGACGACAGTTTGGCGTTCATGGACATGAATGAGGCGGCCCGTGGCGCATTGCGCCAGGCCAAGCCCGTCATCTCCAAGGCTCTCGGCCCGGCTCTCGACGCTTTCTACGAGAAGGTTCGCGGCGACGCGAAGTTGCGCGGCTTCTTCTCGGACGAGCGCCATATGGCGGCGGCGAAATCCGCTCAGATGCGCCATTGGGCGCAGATCACCGAGGCCGAGTTCGGCGCGGAATATGTGCGCATGGTGACGGCCGTCGGCCAGGCGCACGCCCGCATCGGCTTGGAGCCGAGCTTCTATATCTCCGCCTATGCGCTCATCACCGAGCGTCTCATTCAGGCCATTGTCGAGGACAATCTCTCGGGCTCCATGCTCGCCGGCAAGGCGCGCGTCGATCGCACCTCCCGCTGCGTCGCCGCGCTCGCCAAGGCCGTCTTCCTCGACATGAATCTCTCGGTGTCCGTTTATCTCGACGTTCTGCGCGAGGAGCGCCGCACCGCCGAGGCGCAGCGCGCGGAGGCCGAGGCGCATCAGCGCCATGCGCTCGACATCATGGCGCATGCGCTCGAGGAGCTGGCGCGCGGCGATCTGCAGCGCCGCGTCGTCGACAAGCTCGACGGCGGCTTCGACAAGATCAAGGAAGATTTCAACAATGCGGCCGCCAAGCTCGGCGCCGCCTTCGCCGATGTGGGCGCGTCGGCGAGCGCGATCCGCTCGTCGAGCGTCGAGATCGCCAAGGCGTCCGACAATCTCGCGCGCCGCACCGAGGCGCAGGCCGCCAATCTCGAGGAGACGGCCGCCGCGCTCGAGGAGATCACCGCGACGGTGAACAAGACCGCCGACAGCACGCGCCATGCGAGCGAGGTCTTCGATGTGACGCGCTCCGACGCCGAGAAGGGCGGCGCCATTGTCCGCGACGCCGTGGAGGCGATGCGGCGCATCGAGAATTCGACGCGTGACATCGGCAAGATCATCGGCGTCATCGACGAGATCGCCTTCCAGACCAATCTCCTCGCGCTCAACGCCGGCGTCGAGGCGGCGCGCGCGGGCGAGGCGGGACGCGGCTTCGCCGTCGTCGCCTCGGAAGTGCGCGCGCTGGCGCAGCGCTCGGCCGAAGCGGCCAAGGAGATCAAGGCGCTGATCGCCGCCTCGACCTCGCAGGTCGAGAATGGCGTGGTGCTGGTGACGGAGACAGGCGCTGCGCTGGAGCGCATCGTCTCGCAGGTCGGCGAGGTGAGCCGCGTCGTCACCGATATCGCCGCCGGCTCGCGCGAGCAGGCCACGGGCCTCACCGAGGTCAATCGCGCCGTCGGCCAGCTCGACAGCATGACGCAGCAGAACGCTACAATGGTCGAGGAGACGACTGCGGCGAGCCACAGCCTCAGCCATGAGGCGGAAGAGCTCGCGAGCCTCATCTCCGTTTTCCGCATCGAGCGCGGCGAGAGCGCGCGTCCGGCGGCCGCTCCGCGCGCGAGCGAGCGGCGCGTCGAGGCGGCGCCGGCGCGCCGGCGCGTCGCATCCGCCGGCGGGCGCGGCGCCTCGGCTTCCGCCACGGATGAGGGCTGGGAAGAGTTCTGA
- a CDS encoding DUF6165 family protein has protein sequence MATAPRPADASELLADLMASLRADDLATAVRKIDASRALVDGHAFASYLAGLVRVSLGQDDAAIDHFGKAIAIEPDHAQALYGRAVALQKSGRPQAAIADHARSLRLDPGNVEGWLNYGVALQLTGRSAEAVDAYGQLLTRAPGHAQGFANRGLSLHAIGEDARAIEDYDRAIALLPGDPAPLRNKAVSLARLARHEEALDCFARAFALDPTCLDAADGALAALVALRLFEEAVSFCDTVLSLSPDHVPALLTKANALHETKRYAAALAIFDAALSRAPQDPKLLTNRGMCLFELGRLEEAQSCALAAIAADPTFALAWRCRGMVEMRRSDLDNALASFDAALRLVDDEPDVHCGRGIVLKELGRFDEAHAQFDRALAIDPRHAETKANKGTLLLLRGEFAEGLDLFEHRWVLDDRPKTEIAYRWPEWRGEPLAGKSILILDEAGLGDALQFIRYAPLLAKAGAKVAYHCRPALLRLMRGLGENVEIIAAPTPDAAYDYCVTLCSLPRAFGTRAETIPGEAYLSAEPERVAMWRERLAGEGLKVGIAWQGSAHSRSDHARAAPLSAFAPLGAIAGVRLYSLQKNFGADQLRDAPMRVMSFGEDFDSGADAFVDTAAVIENLDLVVTIDTSIAHLAGALGKPVWIAIKHAPEWRWQLEREDSPWYRSARLFRQEKRGDWSDVFARMAQELESLAAPRRKAAEADAILIPGSVGELIDRITILEIKARKIADAEKLANVARELALLQGLREERGFIGGALDALARELEETNLALWNIEDDIRNCEKRGDFGPQFIALARSVYQRNDHRAALKKRINLACGSLIVEEKSYDEAPRAS, from the coding sequence TTGGCCACCGCGCCGCGGCCCGCCGATGCGAGCGAATTGCTCGCCGATCTCATGGCCAGCCTGCGAGCGGACGATCTCGCGACCGCTGTGCGTAAAATCGACGCATCCCGCGCGCTCGTCGACGGCCACGCCTTCGCGAGCTATCTCGCCGGCCTCGTCCGCGTCTCGCTCGGACAGGATGATGCGGCAATCGACCATTTCGGCAAAGCGATCGCGATCGAGCCCGATCATGCGCAGGCGCTCTATGGCCGCGCGGTGGCGCTGCAAAAGTCTGGACGGCCACAGGCCGCGATCGCCGATCACGCGCGATCGCTGCGGCTCGATCCCGGCAATGTCGAGGGTTGGCTGAATTACGGCGTCGCGCTGCAATTGACGGGACGCAGCGCCGAGGCCGTCGACGCCTATGGGCAATTGCTGACGCGCGCGCCCGGCCATGCGCAGGGCTTCGCCAATCGCGGCCTCTCGCTGCATGCGATCGGCGAGGATGCGCGCGCGATCGAAGATTACGACCGCGCCATCGCGCTTCTTCCCGGCGATCCCGCGCCGCTGCGCAACAAGGCGGTCTCGCTCGCGCGCCTCGCGCGCCATGAGGAAGCGCTCGATTGCTTCGCGCGCGCCTTCGCGCTCGATCCCACATGTCTCGACGCCGCCGATGGCGCGCTCGCGGCGCTCGTCGCCTTGCGCCTCTTCGAGGAGGCCGTCTCCTTCTGCGACACGGTGCTGAGCCTTTCGCCCGACCATGTTCCGGCGCTGCTGACCAAGGCCAATGCGCTGCACGAAACCAAGCGCTACGCCGCCGCCCTCGCAATATTCGACGCAGCCCTCTCGCGCGCGCCGCAGGACCCGAAGCTGCTGACCAATCGCGGCATGTGCCTGTTCGAGCTCGGCCGGCTCGAGGAGGCGCAGTCTTGCGCGCTCGCCGCCATCGCCGCCGATCCGACCTTCGCGCTCGCCTGGCGCTGTCGCGGCATGGTGGAGATGCGCCGCTCCGATCTCGATAACGCCCTCGCCTCCTTCGACGCGGCGCTGCGCCTCGTCGATGATGAGCCGGACGTTCATTGCGGCCGCGGCATCGTGCTGAAGGAGCTCGGCCGCTTCGACGAGGCGCACGCGCAATTTGACCGCGCGCTCGCGATCGATCCGCGCCATGCGGAGACGAAAGCCAACAAGGGCACGCTGCTGCTGCTGCGCGGCGAGTTCGCGGAGGGCCTCGATCTGTTCGAGCATCGCTGGGTGCTCGACGATCGCCCCAAGACAGAGATCGCCTATCGTTGGCCGGAATGGCGCGGCGAGCCGCTGGCCGGCAAATCCATTCTCATTCTCGACGAGGCGGGCCTCGGCGACGCGCTGCAATTCATTCGCTATGCGCCTCTGCTGGCGAAGGCCGGCGCGAAAGTCGCCTATCATTGCCGCCCTGCCCTGCTGCGCCTGATGCGCGGCCTCGGCGAGAATGTCGAGATCATCGCCGCTCCGACGCCAGATGCGGCCTATGACTATTGCGTCACTCTGTGCAGCCTGCCGCGCGCCTTCGGCACGCGCGCGGAGACGATACCGGGCGAGGCCTATCTTTCCGCGGAGCCGGAGCGCGTCGCGATGTGGCGCGAGCGTCTCGCCGGAGAAGGATTGAAGGTCGGAATCGCCTGGCAGGGGAGCGCGCATTCGCGCTCCGACCATGCGCGCGCCGCGCCGCTATCGGCCTTCGCGCCGCTCGGCGCCATCGCCGGCGTGCGGCTCTATAGTCTGCAGAAGAATTTCGGCGCCGATCAATTGCGCGACGCGCCGATGCGCGTCATGTCCTTCGGCGAGGATTTCGACTCCGGCGCCGACGCTTTCGTCGATACGGCGGCCGTCATCGAGAACCTCGATCTCGTCGTGACGATCGACACATCCATAGCCCATCTCGCCGGCGCGCTCGGCAAGCCGGTATGGATCGCGATCAAGCATGCGCCGGAATGGCGCTGGCAATTGGAGCGCGAGGACAGCCCCTGGTATCGCAGCGCGCGGCTGTTCCGTCAGGAGAAGCGCGGCGATTGGAGCGACGTCTTCGCGCGCATGGCGCAGGAATTGGAATCGCTCGCCGCGCCGCGCCGAAAGGCGGCGGAGGCGGACGCCATTCTCATCCCGGGCTCGGTCGGCGAGCTCATCGACCGCATCACCATCCTCGAGATAAAGGCGCGCAAGATCGCCGACGCCGAAAAGCTCGCCAATGTGGCGCGCGAGCTCGCTCTGCTACAGGGACTGCGCGAGGAGCGCGGCTTTATCGGCGGCGCGCTGGATGCGCTGGCGCGCGAGCTCGAGGAGACCAATCTCGCGCTGTGGAACATTGAAGACGATATTCGCAATTGCGAGAAGCGGGGCGATTTCGGGCCGCAATTCATCGCGCTGGCGCGTAGCGTCTATCAGCGCAACGACCATCGCGCGGCGCTGAAGAAGCGCATCAATCTCGCCTGCGGATCTCTGATCGTGGAAGAGAAATCCTACGACGAGGCCCCGCGCGCCTCGTGA